A region from the Hippoglossus hippoglossus isolate fHipHip1 chromosome 16, fHipHip1.pri, whole genome shotgun sequence genome encodes:
- the gnb3a gene encoding guanine nucleotide-binding protein G(I)/G(S)/G(T) subunit beta-3a — MGEMEQLRKEADSLKDQITAVRKAGQDTSLQEAVAGITVVGRVQLKTRKTLRGHLAKIYAMHWGTDTKLCVSASQDGKLIVWDSITTNKVSAIPLKSSWVMTCAYAPSGNLVACGGLDNMCSIYNLKGKDGNVKVMRELAAHTGYLSCCRFISDSEIITSSGDCTCVLWDIETGTQKTVFAGHQGDCMSLAVSPDFKFFISGACDFTAKLWDIREDACRQTFGGHESDINAIGFFPNGNAVITGSDDATCKLYDLRADQELITYQDSSIMCGVTSLAPSLSGRLILAGYDDFNVNIWDALKAERVGVLAGHDNRVSCIGVSTDGMACCTGSWDSFLKIWN; from the exons ATGGGTGAAATGGAGCAATTGCGAAAGGAGGCGGACAGTCTCAAAGACCAGATCACT GCGGTTCGTAAGGCCGGGCAGGACACCTCGCTGCAGGAGGCGGTGGCTGGGATCACCGTGGTGGGCCGTGTCCAGTTGAAGACCAGGAAAACACTAAGGGGTCACCTTGCCAAGATCTACGCCATGCACTGGGGCACTGACACCaa GCTGTGTGTCAGCGCCTCGCAAGATGGAAAACTCATAGTGTGGGACAGCATCACGACCAACAAG gtgaGCGCCATCCCCCTCAAGTCATCGTGGGTGATGACGTGCGCCTATGCACCCTCGGGAAACCTTGTGGCTTGTGGTGGTCTGGACAACATGTGCTCCATCTACAATCTCAAGGGCAAGGACGGGAACGTCAAGGTCATGCGTGAGCTGGCGGCGCACACAG GTTACCTGTCCTGCTGTCGTTTCATTAGTGACAGCGAGATCATCACCAGCTCTGGCGACTGCACTTG CGTACTATGGGACATTGAGACAGGGACCCAAAAGACGGTCTTTGCAGGACACCAGGGAGACTGCATGTCCCTGGCTGTGTCCCCAGACTTCAAGTTTTTCATCTCAGGGGCGTGCGACTTCACGGCCAAGCTCTGGGACATCAGGGAGGACGCATGCAGGCAGACCTTTGGGGGCCATGAGAGTGACATCAACGCAATTGGG tTCTTCCCAAACGGTAACGCAGTAATAACCGGGTCTGATGACGCCACCTGCAAGTTGTACGACCTGCGAGCAGACCAGGAGCTCATCACCTACCAGGACTCCAGCATCATGTGTGGGGTGACCTCCCTGGCCCCCTCCCTGTCCGGACGCCTGATACTGGCTGGCTATGACGACTTCAACGTCAACATCTGGGACGCGCTGAAAGCTGAGAGAGTCG GAGTGCTGGCCGGTCACGACAACAGAGTGAGCTGCATCGGAGTGTCCACTGATGGAATGGCGTGTTGCACGGGGTCCTGGGACAGCTTCCTCAAGATATGGAACTGA
- the cdca3 gene encoding cell division cycle-associated protein 3 codes for MGSSESKMLVSAPVKPESAIKNHHLGDLTDPRSPGIDRTPIQVGGPVTKPSAAGKSECPLAFTDPRSPSVGVNRTPVRDIMRAKVGSFARRLGLLLHNEAEGRVSEDPQKRFSKVEEEIFKPEELASTQPLLTPQSSETLSSLAEHADLLATPVSRPPQSAGDSSPFVVLNEAQVEVETDTEITLEEAEEARETPLHKRLSMSLITYHEGATSSQIFADVHQDCASPLPSVEVEPLSEGVDHAYALPCITVEPESGVEPSPTTATADSPVQTSPAQPEEAEKPSPSEETEELVEACSLPPASVSSEPPPVTPSPKQQQLCSGIRCPTFDPKSPSQVVFKPQWLGKGFGASGLRVRAVKAGKRGSSPLAVRVAVKNATKENKGPTGKLKQKGTEGRSPLQILKESNSPRDRSQMKLKVSTPDKQRHGPMDRRVLAVALDKENR; via the exons ATGGGATCCAGTGAGAGCAAGATGCTCGTGTCTGCACCGGTAAAACCAGAGTCGGCGATCAAAAACCATCACCTCGGTGACCTGACGGATCCACGCTCTCCAGGCATCGACCGTACTCCTATTCAG GTTGGTGGGCCTGTGACCAAACCTTCTGCTGCGGGGAAAAGTGAGTGTCCCCTGGCGTTCACCGATCCCCGCTCACCTTCTGTTGGTGTCAACCGCACCCCCGTCAGAGATATCATGAGAG CGAAAGTCGGGTCCTTCGCTCGCCGCCTGGGCCTGCTTCTCCACAATGAGGCTGAAGGCAGAGTCTCTGAAGACCCTCAGAAACGCTTCAGTAAAGTCGAGGAGGAGATCTTCAAGCCAGAGGAGCTGGCTTCCAcccagcccctcctgactcctcaGTCATCCGAAACCTTAAGCTCCCTGGCTGAGCATGCCGACCTCCTTGCCACCCCTGTGTCACGCCCCCCCCAGAGCGCAGGTGACTCCAGCCCCTTCGTTGTTCTCAACGAGGcccaggtggaggtggagacagacacagaaatcaCCCTGGAGGAGGCGGAAGAGGCGAGGGAGACTCCTCTTCACAAGCGACTGAGCATGAGCCTGATCACCTACCACGAGGGAGCAACCTCATCACAGATCTTTGCTGACGTGCACCAAGACTGTGCTTCTCCTCTTCCTAGTGTAGAAGTGGAGCCTCTCAGTGAAGGCGTTGATCACGCTTATGCCCTTCCTTGCATCACAGTTGAGCCAGAGTCTGGTGTTGAGCCTTCACCAACCACCGCTACAGCTGATTCACCAGTGCAGACATCCCCTGCACAgccagaggaagcagagaaacCATCACCCTCTGAAGAAACTGAAGAGCTTGTTGAAGCATGTTCTTTACCTCCTGCATCTGTTTCATCAGAGCCACCACCAGTCACCCCCAGCCCAAAgcaacagcagctctgcagtggcATCCGCTGCCCCACCTTTGACCCAAAGAGTCCCAGTCAGGTGGTGTTCAAACCGCAGTGGTTGGGAAAAGGCTTCGGTGCCTCAGGGCTGAGAGTCCGAGCGGTGAAGGCCGGCAAGAGaggctcctctcctctcgccgTCCGTGTGGCCGTCAAGAACGCAACCAAGGAAAATAAGGGACCGACTGGGAAACTGAAGCAGAAAG GTACTGAAGGCCGCTCCCCGCTGCAGATCCTCAAGGAGAGCAACTCGCCCAGAGACCGTTCTCAG ATGAAGCTGAAGGTTTCCACCCCAGATAAGCAGAGACATGGACCGATGGACCGCAGAGTGCTGGCAGTGGCTCTGGATAAGGAGAACAGATGA